CAGCACCTTCGGCAGCCGCTCGAACGCCTTGTCGCGGCGGCCCTTGAGCCACTTCGCGAAGAAGCCGTCGAGGTACTGGATCGGCTGGACCGGCCAGTCGCCCTCCACGCCGCCGGAGAACACGTCGGCGTGCTCCCACTGCCCGAGGAACGCCCGGCGCTCGGCCGCGTGGGTGAGGTTCTGCCAGTAGCGGGTGAACTGGTTCGGCTTGGTGTTCATGTCGCGCCAGCCGTGCTGCATGAGCACGGCGGCGCGCACCTTCGAGGCGCGCAGGGCCCAGTCGCGTTCGGCCCAGAACGCCGTGTACTCCGGCTGCGCGTAGTGGCCGCGCGTCTCGTGCTCGGCGATGTCGCAGCCCGTGGCCAGGTCGCGGGCGTCCTGCTGCGCGCGGTCCGGGTTCACGTGCGACGGGTCGGCGGCGGGGACGGTGCCGAGGACGGCGTCGAAGAGGTCGGGCGTGCCGACCGGGTAGCCGGTCTCGCTCGCCGACGTGTCGTCGTTGGAGTTGTGGGTGACGGCGTGGTCGTAGTTGTAGTCGTACCAGGACGTGACCGGCTCCTGCGGCACGATCGCGGCCAGGTGCTTCGGCGCGAGCGTGGCGATCTCGGCCTGGATGGCGCCGTCGTAGGACGTGCCGATCATGCCGACCTTGCCGTTGCTCCACGACCGGGTGCCGAGCCACTCGACCAGCGCCGCGCCGGACTCGGCCTCGGCCTTGCCGCCGTAGTCCCAGCAGCCGCCGGAGGCACCGGTGCCGATGAGGTCGCCGTACGCGACCGCGTAGCCCTGGGGCACGAAGTGCGTCCGGTAGAAGTCGCTGCGGCTCGACGTCGGGTCGGCGTCGCCGTAGAGGTACCGGTACGGCGTGATGTGCAGGACCACCGGCGCCTTGCCGGTGGCCGGGCGGACGAAGTCGACGAACATCTCGCCGTACTTGGTGGGCACGTACGCCCGCTCCTCGACCCACTGGGTCGCGGCGTGCGACGGGACGGCGAGGGCGGACGCGACGACGAGCGACGCGAGGGCGAACGGCAGGCGGAGGCGCATGTGGTGGGGATTTCGACGCCGCGGGTGCCCGACCCTGCCGGCCGGGGGGTTCGGGGTCCCCGCCGCCGCGCGCAGCGCGGTGGTGGGGTGACATCAAAGGGCCCCGGCCTCGAGCCGGTGAGGGCGAGGCCGGGGCCGAGACTCGCGCGCAGCGCGAGGCTGCCGGAACGCTGGTCCCGAAGCCGCTTGTCTCAGCGGCCGCATCCCGGGCGCGACAGGAGGGAACCTAGCAGCACCGCACCGTGGTGCGTCAACGCTTGCGGAACCACTTCCCGAGCTTCTCGGCCGCGCCCGCGATGGCCTTGCCGGCCTGCTCGGCGACCTGCGCCGCCTGCTCCGCCGCCTTCGCGGCCTGCTCGGACGTGATCGGCACGCCGGGGATGACCTGGTCGGTCTTGGCGGCGGTGCCGGGGGGCGGCGGGGTGGCGCCGCCGCTGCCGCCGGCGAGGGAGACGAGCGTCTGCGGGAACGGCCGGGGCTGGAAGCCGGGGGGGTTCGGCCCGAACACCTCGTCGAGGATCGCCAGGTCGCTCATCCGCTCCACCCAGAAGTTCCGCCAGTGGGGGATGCCGCCGCGCTGCGACCCGCCGTCGACCTGATAGGCGTGGAGGGTCTCCTTGCCCTTGCGGTTGCCGAGGCCGAACGCCGCCGGCTGCACGCGGCGCGGGAACCCGTCGTAGGTGAACGTCACGATCTTCCGCTGCTCGATGGCGGCGGTGAGCTGGTCACGCACGGGCGGGCCTCCTCCGTCGGTCGCGGCGATCCTGCCGGACCGGGGGCCGCGCGTCCACCGTCGCGGCGTAGTCGCGCCAGGTGTCAGCGCAGCGTGAGCTGGCGGGAGAGCAGGCCGGTGCGGGCGCGGCGCTCGTCGTCGGTGAGGGCACGGGGCTCGTTCATGACCGACGTGAGCTTGGCGAACAGCTCGGCGGCCGGCGCCTCGACGTCGGCCGCCTCCATCTCGCGCGGCAGGTCCCACACCGGCACGAGCAGCCCGTGGGCGCGGAACGACCCCACGTAGCGCGTGCCGTCGCCGAGGCCGAGCTCGCGGGCGGCGGCGAGGCGGGCGAGCGCGTCGAGCGCCGGCTCCTCGTCGTACGGCAGCGCCCAGCGCAGGTGCGAGCGTTCCTTCATCCGGCACCAGTACGCGGACTCCACCGAGGTGAGGCGGGCGGTGGGGATCACGGCGGCGTTGGCGCGTTCCAGGGACTCGGTGACCTCGCCGGTCGGGTCGTCGACGCCCTCGACCCAGAAGTCGAAGCCGTTGCGGACGTCGACCGCCAGCGGCTCCGGCTCGATCAGGTCCTGGATGCGCGGCGCCTCGCCGCGCTCGATCGTGGTGACCGCCGTGCCGGGCGCGGCCTCCAGCGCCAGCACCAGCGCGCCGCCGAGGTCGGCGGCGACGTCGCCGCTGCGCCCCGGCACCTGCATGCCGACGAACACCTCGCCGTCGGCGCGCACCATC
This genomic interval from Mycobacteriales bacterium contains the following:
- a CDS encoding CocE/NonD family hydrolase → MRLRLPFALASLVVASALAVPSHAATQWVEERAYVPTKYGEMFVDFVRPATGKAPVVLHITPYRYLYGDADPTSSRSDFYRTHFVPQGYAVAYGDLIGTGASGGCWDYGGKAEAESGAALVEWLGTRSWSNGKVGMIGTSYDGAIQAEIATLAPKHLAAIVPQEPVTSWYDYNYDHAVTHNSNDDTSASETGYPVGTPDLFDAVLGTVPAADPSHVNPDRAQQDARDLATGCDIAEHETRGHYAQPEYTAFWAERDWALRASKVRAAVLMQHGWRDMNTKPNQFTRYWQNLTHAAERRAFLGQWEHADVFSGGVEGDWPVQPIQYLDGFFAKWLKGRRDKAFERLPKVLTQAQDGKVRGDLPLTRHQTSFRLAHPGTGVGVLGSKAGGNGTFVNSGGETSKVYKADPTTQQGFTAYAGAPVRKATRLTGSGSVTLNLTCSLPRGQVAATLFDVAPEAKAATVITLGLLDLRFRDSLAVAKDVPAGTPLTATVTLRPQDYVLAPGHHLVLTIAGSDVVWGVPDAVAGQQVDVLPGSVLRLPLGPAGGVLS
- a CDS encoding DUF5926 family protein encodes the protein MTTASEVPVVGARQPCPCGSGRRYKACHGSGKADRAFVGRPFAGRVDEPEWVMLREVVPAAVAPLRLRDGRTATLATVLPMAWPAMVRADGEVFVGMQVPGRSGDVAADLGGALVLALEAAPGTAVTTIERGEAPRIQDLIEPEPLAVDVRNGFDFWVEGVDDPTGEVTESLERANAAVIPTARLTSVESAYWCRMKERSHLRWALPYDEEPALDALARLAAARELGLGDGTRYVGSFRAHGLLVPVWDLPREMEAADVEAPAAELFAKLTSVMNEPRALTDDERRARTGLLSRQLTLR
- a CDS encoding WYL domain-containing protein produces the protein MRDQLTAAIEQRKIVTFTYDGFPRRVQPAAFGLGNRKGKETLHAYQVDGGSQRGGIPHWRNFWVERMSDLAILDEVFGPNPPGFQPRPFPQTLVSLAGGSGGATPPPPGTAAKTDQVIPGVPITSEQAAKAAEQAAQVAEQAGKAIAGAAEKLGKWFRKR